The Papaver somniferum cultivar HN1 unplaced genomic scaffold, ASM357369v1 unplaced-scaffold_107, whole genome shotgun sequence genome includes a region encoding these proteins:
- the LOC113328023 gene encoding subtilisin-like protease SBT1.4 has protein sequence MNSHKLTLFIIYISKLDKPSIFPSHLDWYTSALQSFPAHLSLLSNPREVIIYTYNHVTHGFAARLTQSQASFLSSFPGILSVLPQTIHKIQTTQTPSFLGLNNDTGLWPESDYASDIIIGVLDTGVWPQKTSCNKKIIGARAYSKGVVLNGAKDTNSPRDTEGNGTHTASTAAGSVVKNAGFNEYGVGDAQGMATKARIAIYKVCWSSGCADADLIAVMDQAVADGVDVISYSIGPDLAVPYDKNPISIAAFGAVEKRVLVSVAAGNEGPGPSTAKHLAPWILTVGASTIDIEYPCNVILGDDRIFGGVSLYSGKPLANNTELLFGGDIGSANCVNGVLNSTQAAGKIVLCDPGNIVEQENAVKIAGGVGLITANLMEYGYGMTAESPMIPGAKVAFDDVVKIVDYSRTQEKPVASFVFRGTVIGSSPSYPKVASFSSRGPNHITPEILKPDVIAPGVDILAAWTGAADPSGLDVDKRRVAFNIIYGTSMACPHVSGVAAMLRKAHPEWSPSAIKSAMLTTWYLYHHQQSLTAV, from the exons ATGAACAGCCACAAACTTACATTATTTATAATTTATATCTCTAAACTAGACAAACCATCCATATTTCCATCCCACCTTGATTGGTATACTTCAGCACTTCAATCTTTTCCTGCTCATCTTTCTTTGTTGTCTAATCCTCGAGAGGTTATCATCTATACATACAACCATGTTACCCATGGTTTCGCTGCTCGACTCACACAATCTCAGGCCTCATTTCTCAGTAGTTTCCCTGGTATACTATCGGTACTCCCTCAAACAATTCACAAAATCCAGACAACTCAAACTCCTAGTTTTCTCGGTCTGAATAATGATACTGGTCTCTGGCCTGAGTCAGACTACGCCAGTGACATCATTATTGGTGTTCTTGATACCGGAGTCTGGCCTCAAA AGACATCTTGCAACAAAAAGATAATTGGTGCTCGGGCTTATAGCAAAGGAGTTGTTCTAAACGGGGCGAAAGACACGAATTCACCAAGAGATACAGAGGGAAATGGTACACACACAGCATCTACCGCAGCTGGATCTGTTGTTAAGAACGCTGGATTCAATGAATACGGTGTTGGAGACGCACAAGGAATGGCAACAAAGGCCAGAATTGCTATTTACAAGGTATGCTGGAGTAGTGGATGTGCTGATGCAGATCTTATTGCAGTTATGGATCAAGCTGTCGCCGATGGAGTTGATGTGATTTCATATTCCATTGGTCCCGATTTAGCAGTTCCGTATGATAAAAATCCGATTTCAATTGCAGCATTTGGTGCTGTGGAGAAAAGAGTACTAGTTTCTGTCGCTGCAGGCAATGAAGGACCTGGTCCTTCCACAGCCAAACATCTGGCACCTTGGATTCTAACTGTTGGAGCATCTACAATCGACATAGAATATCCCTGTAATGTGATTCTGGGAGACGATAGGATTTTTGGTGGAGTTTCATTATATTCCGGAAAGCCACTTGCAAACAACACAGAGTTACTCTTTGGTGGTGATATTGGTAGCGCAAATTGTGTAAACGGGGTGCTTAATTCAACCCAAGCTGCAGGAAAGATTGTTCTTTGTGATCCTGGTAACATCGTAGAACAAGAAAATGCAGTCAAAATAGCCGGTGGTGTTGGATTGATTACGGCCAATTTGATGGAATACGGATATGGAATGACTGCTGAGTCACCTATGATTCCAGGAGCTAAGGTGGCCTTCGATGACGTGGTTAAGATTGTTGACTATAGTAGAACACAAGAGAAACCAGTTGCTTCATTTGTATTCAGGGGAACAGTGATCGGATCTTCTCCTTCATATCCTAAAGTTGCTTCATTTTCAAGTCGTGGCCCTAACCATATAACACCAGAAATTCTCAAACCGGATGTTATCGCACCAGGTGTTGATATCTTGGCTGCTTGGACTGGAGCTGCTGATCCATCAGGTTTAGATGTTGATAAAAGACGGGTCGCGTTCAATATAATTTATGGTACATCCATGGCATGCCCTCACGTGAGTGGAGTAGCTGCAATGCTTCGGAAGGCTCATCCTGAGTGGAGTCCATCTGCAATCAAGTCAGCTATG TTAACTACTTGGTACttatatcatcatcaacaaagtcTAACAGCAGTataa